TCAAATTTGAATTCAGTGAACGATAAAATTAATACGATAAAAGACCAGCAGGCAGACGTCAAAAGTGAAATGAAACGCATTGATTACGCGATTGAAGACGCGACGAATAAAATTAATGAAAAAACGGCAAAAATTGAGGAAACTAAAGCTGAAATCGCAAAGCTTCAAGAAGAAGTAGAAGTGCTAAAGGAACGGATTAAAGCCCGTAATGAAATATTGAAGGAACGTGCTCGCAGCTACCAAGAAACAGGCGGGTTAGTCAATTATCTTGATGTCATCATGGGTGCTTCAAGTTTCAGTGATTTTATTGATCGTGCCAATGCGGTTGCAACGATCATGCAAGCTGACCAAGAAATTATTAGAAAACAAGAGGCAGACAAGAAGGAGCTTGAGGAGAAGCAAACTCAAGTTAAAAATGATCTTGCTAGTTTACAAACAATGCTGGCAGAACTACAAACATTGAATAAACAACTGGCTGCTCAGAAAGCAGAAAAAGATAAACTATTAGCCTCTCTTGTAACACAAGAGCAAGAAGAACAAGAGCACATGATGGATCTGAAGGAGCAAGAGCAAATTCTAGCAGCACAAGAGGCTGCCATCCAAAAAGCCATCAAGATGGAGCAGGAGGCTCAAGCTAAAGCAGCAGAAGAAGCAAGGAAAAAGGCTGCAAGTACAGGTAGTAGCTCATCGGCAGGCTCAAGCAACAGCGGGGGCGGAGCTAGTTCAGGAGCAACACCTGGTGTATCTAGTGGCTACTGGACACAGCCTGCAGTTGGTGTATTAAGCTCTGGATTTGGTGGTCGTGGTTCAGAGACGCATTTTGGTGTAGACATCGCCAACAGAACTAAGGTACCGATTTTAGCTGCGGCAGATGGTGTAGTAATTAAATCCTACTATTCTAGCAGTTATGGTAACTGTATTTTCGTTTCTCACTCGATTAATGGACAAGTATATACAACTGTGTACGCACATATGTCACAAAGGATTGCTGGAAATGGTGCTGTTGTAAAGAAAGGCCAACAAATCGGTGTGATGGGGAATACGGGTGCGTCAAGGGGACAACACTTACATTTCGAACTTCATAAAGGACCGTGGACACAGGACAAGCGTTATGCAATTAATCCAGTCGGTATCGTGCCACTACCATAATAAATCTTGGAGAAGCTTAATTAGCTTCTCCTTTTTTATTACACATATCCTGTCCACCTCAAACATATATGTTAATTATCGGGCAGGATTTTTGTGCCTACATAGACAAATAGAAAGGACAGGCATACTTACTTGAGGAGGATTGGAATGAATCGTAAATGGATTGCCTTATTGATGACAGGCTCGCTGTTAACAGGAGCAGGCGGTACGTACGCGGGAATGCAGCTTATAGAAAAAAAGAATGAAATACCTGTACACGATCAAGCGGTACCTAGCAAAAATACAGAACAAAATCCTACTGTAAATAAAGAGGATCTTGAAAAAGTACAACAGGCCTATGATTTGATTTTAAGCCGCTACGTTGAAAAAGTAGACCAGGAAAAGCTAGTGGAAGGTGCTATTCAAGGAATGCTATCCGTCCTAAAGGATCCATATTCCGTTTATATGGATAAAGAAACGGCAAAGCAATTCACCCAAACGCTAGAATCCTCCTTTGAAGGCATTGGTGCGGAAGTGGGGATGGTAGATGGGAAGATTGTGATCGTTTCGCCATTCAAAGATTCACCAGCGGAGAAAGCTGGAATCAAACCGAATGATCAAATTTTAAAGGTAGATGGAAAGAGTGTAGAAGGGCTGGATCTGAATAAGGCAACATTAAAGATTCGTGGAAAAAAAGGGACCAAAGTAACGTTAGAGATTGCTAGAAAAGGTTTAAAGGAACCGTTATCCATTGATGTCAAACGTGATGAGATTCCACTGGAAACGGTCCATTCCTCCGTTAAGAAGCAGGATGGGAAGAAAGTTGGTTATATCCAAGTCACGTCCTTCTCTGAAAATACCGCACAGGATTTTAAAAAGGAATTAAAAGCATTAGAGAATGATCATATCAAAGGGTTAATTATAGATGTACGAGGAAATCCTGGCGGACTGCTCGATAGTGTGGGTGAAATTCTTCAGGAATTTGTTCCAAAGGATCAGCCATATGTTCAAATTCAGCAGCGTAACGGAGAGAAAAAACGCTACTTCTCCAATACGTCTAAGAAAAAGGATTACCCTGTCATTGTCCTTGTGAACAAGGGAAGTGCCTCCGCATCTGAAATTTTAGCAGGTTCCTTACAAGAGGCTGCTGGGTATAAGCTAGTTGGAGAAACCACCTTTGGAAAGGGAACCGTTCAGCAGGCAGTACCAATGGGAGACGGCAGCAACATTAAATTAACATTATTTAAGTGGCTGACTCCTGATGGAAATTGGATTCATAAAAAAGGAATTAAGCCGGATGTGGAAATCAAGCAGCCAGCGATTTTTGAAACTCATCCTATTCAGGTGGCTAAGCCGTTAGAAGAGGATATGAACAATGAGCAGGTTAAGAATGCACAAGAAATTTTAGCTGGATTAGGTTTTGCTCCGGGTCGAAAGGATGGCTACTTTAGTGATGAAACGGTAGTAGCAATCAAGGGCTTCCAGAAGCAAAATGACTTACCGGCAACCGGTAAGATTGATGAAAAAACAGCAGCCAAGCTGGAAGAGGCAGCAGTTAAAGCCATGAAAAAAGAGAAAAATGATCTACAGCTGCAAATGGCATTGCGATTGATTACCAAATAATGGGGACAGGGGCGTATAGCCTCTGTTTTTTTTGTTGGTGCCTTTCTACTGGCGGAAAAAATGACAAAGTTGGCGGAATAAAGGAGGATTACTGCGGAAATAGTCGTTTGATGCGCGGAAATATGCCAAAATGACGCGGAATTTCATCACAAATTGGCGGAATCCGTCAATAGTCCTGCCCATATTTACGAAAATCTAGAATGTTACGACATTTTTACTTTTTTAATAAACTAGCAATATGTTTTATGAGTGTAATTTGGTAAAATAATCGTTAAGAGATTTTTATTTACTAGAAACTTTAATAGAGGCAGGTGACAGGAATTGGTGCAAATATGGCTTGTGGAATTACTCAAAGGAACAGGCAAGTTATTTCTTCATCCTGTTTTATACTATCTCATTTTCCTATCAGGAATACTAGGCGTAATGAGGGTGAAACGTGAGCGGAAAAACTTCCATATTCGGGCGCATGATGCCTATTATGAACTGCGGCAGCTATTTCCGCCTGGAATCTTTGTCGGTCTTATCCTATCCGTGCTCGTTATAGCAGCAGGGATCACAGTACCATTCGCAGCTATCCTTCTTATTGCTGGTTTTACGTTCATTTGGTCACTAACAACCAATGTTCGACTGATGTCGCCCGTTTATACGGTTGGAGCAGCATTTTTCACCATTATCTTAATGGCTGAAAATAATTGGTCAATCCCGCTTTTTTCGAAGGCTTTTCATTCTATTAGTGACAGGATATATCCATCTGTTGTGATTCTAATGGGACTATTGCTAATAGCTGAAGGAATTCTAATCTTAAAAAATGGTAGTAAGGGAACATCTCCTAAGTTAGCCATCAGCAAACGCGGCCAAAGTGTAGGCGTTCATGAAGTAAAGCGGCTTTGGATGCTGCCTGTGTTCCTGCTTATTCCTGGTGATGCTCTACAGTTTCCTTTTGAATGGTGGCCAGTATTTCACCTGGGTGCAAAAGAATACACATTTATCCTTGTACCGTTTGCCATTGGCTTTCACCAACAGATTAAGGGAATGCTCCCAAGAGAAGCGATACAGCTTCACGGTCGAAGAGTTTTGGTTCTTGGCGTTTTCATTTCCATTTTATCGGTTGCGGGCTATTGGTACCCGTTATCATCCATCGTTATCGCCGCGATTGCTGTGATTGGCCGGGAATTCATTACCTTAATGTCTGTACTGAAGGATGATAATCTTCCGTTTTACTTTTCAAAAAAGAATCATGGCTTGATGATTATCGGAATTATTCCAGAATCGCCTGCAAGTAAAATGGGGCTAAAAGTTGGCGAGATTATTTCAAGAGTAAATGGATCTCAAGTTCGAGATGAAACCACCTTCTATGAAGCATTGCAAAAGAATCGCGCCCATTGTAAGCTGGATATTCTTGATACAAATGGTGAAGTTCGCTTCGTTCAACGTGCGTTATTCGAAGGCGACCATCACGAACTTGGCATCCTCTTTGTACCAGACGAGCATAAGTATGATGCGAAAATTGGATAAAGAAAAATAATAGTTTTTAAAGGCCAAAGGAAGAAATCCTTTGGCCTTTCTATTCAATTTGTAGAAATAATACACAGATTTGCTAAAAGATTAGAATAATATAAGATTGTATATGTTGTATATATATACTTTATAAGGTAGATGAGCGTTGATTTATAATAAGAAAGGCGGCTGACAAAATGTCGCAAAATCAGGGTCTAGGAAAAGCATTAGAAGGTAGAAATGCTTGGTTACAAACATATCTTGATTCTCCCAAAAAACAACAACAATTATTTAAACGGACATTAATGATTGTTGTCCTTTCACAAATCTTTGGTGGAGCTGGCCTTGCAGCAGGGATCACTGTTGGAGCACTTCTTGCGCAGGATATGCTTGGTACAGATAGTTTTGCAGGTCTTCCTGCTGGTTTATTTACATTGGGTTCTGCTCTTGCTGCCTTACTTGTAGGAAGACTCTCACAGCGCTATGGACGCAGGTTTGGTTTAGCGGCAGGATTTTTGACGGGGGGACTGGGTGCAATCGGAGTTGTCATTTCCGCGTTGACAAGCAATGTTTTTCTGCTGTTTGTATCGCTATTTATCTATGGGGCAGGTACGGCAACCAATCTTCAGGCACGATATGCCGGGACTGATTTAGCGAATTCAACCCAACGGGCAACTGCTGTGAGTATCGCCATGGTATCTACCACATTCGGTGCCGTTGCTGGACCAAACATGGTGGAGGTCATGGGAAGATTTGCACTAGCCATTGGAGTGCCAGCTTTAGCAGGGCCATTTATTCTAGCTGCTACTGCCTTTATTCTCGCGGGGCTGGTGTTGCTCCTTTTCCTACGACCTGATCCACTACTAGTGGCTCAGGCAATTGCAGAAGGAAAAAGAAACGAAGCGGGAACATCGGTAGTTAACAACCCGAATACGAAAAGTATCAATAATCGGGGAATAATGATTGGTGCAACGATTATGGTCTTAACACAGATGGTGATGATTGCCATTATGACGATGACACCGGTGCATATGAGACATCATGGACATGGCTTGGGGCAAGTTGGAATGGTTATTGGCATTCATGTTGCCGCGATGTATTTACCTTCGCTTCTAACTGGAATTCTTGTAGATAAGATTGGCCGTACGTTAATGGCTATTATTTCTGCGGCTACTCTACTTGCTGCAGGTATTATGGGTGCTGTTGCACCTGCTGATTCAATGGTTGGATTAGTCATCGCACTTGCCCTACTAGGTCTTGGTTGGAACTTTGGCTTGATTAGTGGTACAGCGATCGTCATAGATGCAACCACACATTCTACACGAGCAAAAACACAGGGAACAGTAGATGTGTTAATTGCATTATCTGGAGCATCAGGAGGCGCTCTATCCGGCATGGTCATGGCACAAACGAGCTTTGGAACCCTTTCATTGGCCGGTGGTTTCCTTTCGCTTCTGCTGATTCCAGTTGTGATTTGGTCTCGAAGAAAATAAGCTAACGAAAGCCAAAGGATGTGCTCCTTTGGCTTTTGTTAGCTTATAATTTTCGATACTTCTTTAAGGAAAAGATATTTAAGACAACGAAAATAGCTGCAAAGATGACCAATGCCAGCAGGTCACCACCGATATCGCTTATACTGGCTCCTCTATACATCACACCTTTTAAGGCATCTCCGGCATAATACATCGGCATAATTTTGGCTACAACTTGAAGCCAATTTGCCATCCCTTCAATAGGAAAAATCCCTGCAAAAAACACCTGTGGAATAACGGCGATCGGAATGAATTGCATCATTTGAAATTCCGATGCTGCGAAGGTGGATAATAGGATGCCCAGCGACAAAGCTACCAATGCCAGCAATAAATTAGTCAGTAATACATTCCATACCGATCCGACAAGTACAATGTCTAAGATATTGATAGAATAAAAGACAACAATAATGGTTTGAATGACGGCGAATATACCATAACCGATTAAGTAGGCGGTGACAATTTCCCACCGACGAATTGGAGTGGACATCAGTCTTTCTAATGTGCCGGTGGTTCGTTCACGCAACAGTCCAATACCAGAAATAATAAAGACAAAAAAGAAAACGAAAAATCCAACTAAAATAGGACTTAGGACATCAAAGAAAATCGTATTTTTATCACCATACACAAATTTTGTTTTTACAGCAGTCTGCATCATTTTTGCTGCGGCTGGATTTTGCTGTATTAATTTAGCCTGTGACTGTCCAGCAATCGCCTGGTTCACCTTCATTTGTAATCCCTTCGCTGCGGAAGGATCATCATTTAATAAGGTTAATGTATACTGGCCATTTTTCTGTTCCAGTAAGCCATCAAGATCATCAGTAACGACAGTTTTTCCTGTTACATTATCATAAGATGTAACTGTTATGTTTGCCTCTTTTAGAACGTTGACAAGCTGATGATCTACATTAGTTACACCTAATTTAGGTTTAACGGTGCTCCCATTAAATAAAAAATACATCAAGGTTAAGATTAATAAGGGAGCAACTAATAATAGAGCCAACGTTCGTTTGTCCCGTAACATTTGCTGACAGATTCTTTTAATTAATGCTCCGACTCTCATGATTGCTTTACCCCCGCTCTTAAGAAGACTTCATCAAAATTATCTGTCCCATATGCCGCCTTTAATTCCATTGGAGAACCGCTTGTTAATATACGACCATCCCGAACCATTGCGACATAATCGCACCTTTCCGCTTCATCCATGACATGTGTGGTCACGATAATCGTTTTTTGCTCTTCCTCTATTAATCGTAAGAACTCCTTCCAAATCGACAGTTTTAATTCAGGATCAATTCCTACAGTCGGTTCATCCAAGATTAAGATTTTCGGGTCCTGGATTAAGGCGATGGCAAGGGACAAGCGCCGTTTCATTCCCCCTGAATAGGCAGCTACTCGTTTCTTTAGGTCGTCTGTTAAATTGACTAAGTCTGCCACATAAGCAATCCTCTGTTTCTGGTCAGCCTTTTTTAGCTTATAAAGAGAAGCAAATAGCTTTAAATTTTCTTCCCCCGTTAAATCCACATATAAGGCATCAGATTGTGCCATATAACCGATGTCTTGCAACAGGGAGAGGTTAGGCATCTTTTGCTCTAGCACATGGATGGACCCCGTATCTGCTTTTTCCATCCCAACAATCATTTTAACGAGAGTAGTTTTGCCAGCTCCTGAAGGACCGATAAATCCAAACAATTGTCCTTTTTCAATCGTAAGGGTTACATTGCTCAATACTGTTTTTTTTCCAAAGCTTTTACTGACTTGATTTACTTGTATAGTTGATTCCATCCATCATTCCTCCTCGGATGTTGACCGTGTATGTCTTTATTTTACAACGTGGAGAGATAGAAGCAATAAACAATAAACGACAATGTGTTGATTATCTGTTGTGGAACAATGGTTTGGCTAATTTTTCTACAGTAGATCTGCTGGAGTAAATACTTGGGTGTTTTTGTGTATATTTGGAAACGGAGGGGTTAATCCTATAGGTGGAAATTTTTCAGCAAGAAAGGTGGTTTAGCCATGAGCCCGAGCATTTTAACTAGTATTGATTTCAGCTATTTGGAGTGGTTTAGTGTAGAAGGAGCTGCGAGAATCTTGTTTTATTTCACGGCATATTCATTTATTGGCTGGCTGCTTGAAAATAGCTACAGCTTCTTCACGAAAAAAATTTTTTTCAAAGAGAATTTTTTATATGGACCGTTTAAACCGATGTACGGTTTCGCGCCAATCCTTTTGGTTTATTTGGTTTCACCAAAAACACATTGGTCAATTGTTTTGTTCCTCTGTGTTGCGATTCCAACATTAGTGGAATATGTAAGTGGTGCATTACTGCAAAAGCTTTTTCATAAGCAATGGTGGGATTACTCGGATACTCCACTACAGCTTCACGGACATATTTGTATACCTTTTTCGATATGTTGGGGAATCTTAGCGTTCATTTGTATACATTGGGTTCACCCGCATATCGTTTTTTTATATGAGAGTATCGCTTTTTATTGGGGCTGGATCTGGTCTGCAGTTGGGTTATATTTCCTGGCAGACCTTGTTTTAGCTATTCGAAAACACTCTCTGCAGGAACTTCTAACTGAAGAACCAACCAATCCCATTCAATAGGGAACGGTTGGTTTTTCTAACATTTAGGCTTCTAGTAATATATTTCACGGGATAAGAATCCAACTGAACTTTGTTCTATTAATTTTTGGTTAAGAAGGGCCACCGGTTCTTCTTTTTTTAGTATGAAAAAATGTATACTAAACATAGTTCGTTTCTGTTGTTCGTATGGAAAATTGGAGGT
The window above is part of the Bacillus sp. SORGH_AS_0510 genome. Proteins encoded here:
- a CDS encoding murein hydrolase activator EnvC; protein product: MKKSIMTLTVAGLVGFGTTFGGYAAKTEAESISKLKGEQSKIQNQRSDVKSNLNSVNDKINTIKDQQADVKSEMKRIDYAIEDATNKINEKTAKIEETKAEIAKLQEEVEVLKERIKARNEILKERARSYQETGGLVNYLDVIMGASSFSDFIDRANAVATIMQADQEIIRKQEADKKELEEKQTQVKNDLASLQTMLAELQTLNKQLAAQKAEKDKLLASLVTQEQEEQEHMMDLKEQEQILAAQEAAIQKAIKMEQEAQAKAAEEARKKAASTGSSSSAGSSNSGGGASSGATPGVSSGYWTQPAVGVLSSGFGGRGSETHFGVDIANRTKVPILAAADGVVIKSYYSSSYGNCIFVSHSINGQVYTTVYAHMSQRIAGNGAVVKKGQQIGVMGNTGASRGQHLHFELHKGPWTQDKRYAINPVGIVPLP
- a CDS encoding ABC transporter ATP-binding protein, with the translated sequence MESTIQVNQVSKSFGKKTVLSNVTLTIEKGQLFGFIGPSGAGKTTLVKMIVGMEKADTGSIHVLEQKMPNLSLLQDIGYMAQSDALYVDLTGEENLKLFASLYKLKKADQKQRIAYVADLVNLTDDLKKRVAAYSGGMKRRLSLAIALIQDPKILILDEPTVGIDPELKLSIWKEFLRLIEEEQKTIIVTTHVMDEAERCDYVAMVRDGRILTSGSPMELKAAYGTDNFDEVFLRAGVKQS
- a CDS encoding S41 family peptidase; its protein translation is MNRKWIALLMTGSLLTGAGGTYAGMQLIEKKNEIPVHDQAVPSKNTEQNPTVNKEDLEKVQQAYDLILSRYVEKVDQEKLVEGAIQGMLSVLKDPYSVYMDKETAKQFTQTLESSFEGIGAEVGMVDGKIVIVSPFKDSPAEKAGIKPNDQILKVDGKSVEGLDLNKATLKIRGKKGTKVTLEIARKGLKEPLSIDVKRDEIPLETVHSSVKKQDGKKVGYIQVTSFSENTAQDFKKELKALENDHIKGLIIDVRGNPGGLLDSVGEILQEFVPKDQPYVQIQQRNGEKKRYFSNTSKKKDYPVIVLVNKGSASASEILAGSLQEAAGYKLVGETTFGKGTVQQAVPMGDGSNIKLTLFKWLTPDGNWIHKKGIKPDVEIKQPAIFETHPIQVAKPLEEDMNNEQVKNAQEILAGLGFAPGRKDGYFSDETVVAIKGFQKQNDLPATGKIDEKTAAKLEEAAVKAMKKEKNDLQLQMALRLITK
- a CDS encoding MFS transporter, which encodes MSQNQGLGKALEGRNAWLQTYLDSPKKQQQLFKRTLMIVVLSQIFGGAGLAAGITVGALLAQDMLGTDSFAGLPAGLFTLGSALAALLVGRLSQRYGRRFGLAAGFLTGGLGAIGVVISALTSNVFLLFVSLFIYGAGTATNLQARYAGTDLANSTQRATAVSIAMVSTTFGAVAGPNMVEVMGRFALAIGVPALAGPFILAATAFILAGLVLLLFLRPDPLLVAQAIAEGKRNEAGTSVVNNPNTKSINNRGIMIGATIMVLTQMVMIAIMTMTPVHMRHHGHGLGQVGMVIGIHVAAMYLPSLLTGILVDKIGRTLMAIISAATLLAAGIMGAVAPADSMVGLVIALALLGLGWNFGLISGTAIVIDATTHSTRAKTQGTVDVLIALSGASGGALSGMVMAQTSFGTLSLAGGFLSLLLIPVVIWSRRK
- a CDS encoding PDZ domain-containing protein; this encodes MVQIWLVELLKGTGKLFLHPVLYYLIFLSGILGVMRVKRERKNFHIRAHDAYYELRQLFPPGIFVGLILSVLVIAAGITVPFAAILLIAGFTFIWSLTTNVRLMSPVYTVGAAFFTIILMAENNWSIPLFSKAFHSISDRIYPSVVILMGLLLIAEGILILKNGSKGTSPKLAISKRGQSVGVHEVKRLWMLPVFLLIPGDALQFPFEWWPVFHLGAKEYTFILVPFAIGFHQQIKGMLPREAIQLHGRRVLVLGVFISILSVAGYWYPLSSIVIAAIAVIGREFITLMSVLKDDNLPFYFSKKNHGLMIIGIIPESPASKMGLKVGEIISRVNGSQVRDETTFYEALQKNRAHCKLDILDTNGEVRFVQRALFEGDHHELGILFVPDEHKYDAKIG
- a CDS encoding putative ABC transporter permease, producing MSPSILTSIDFSYLEWFSVEGAARILFYFTAYSFIGWLLENSYSFFTKKIFFKENFLYGPFKPMYGFAPILLVYLVSPKTHWSIVLFLCVAIPTLVEYVSGALLQKLFHKQWWDYSDTPLQLHGHICIPFSICWGILAFICIHWVHPHIVFLYESIAFYWGWIWSAVGLYFLADLVLAIRKHSLQELLTEEPTNPIQ
- a CDS encoding ABC transporter permease, translated to MRVGALIKRICQQMLRDKRTLALLLVAPLLILTLMYFLFNGSTVKPKLGVTNVDHQLVNVLKEANITVTSYDNVTGKTVVTDDLDGLLEQKNGQYTLTLLNDDPSAAKGLQMKVNQAIAGQSQAKLIQQNPAAAKMMQTAVKTKFVYGDKNTIFFDVLSPILVGFFVFFFVFIISGIGLLRERTTGTLERLMSTPIRRWEIVTAYLIGYGIFAVIQTIIVVFYSINILDIVLVGSVWNVLLTNLLLALVALSLGILLSTFAASEFQMMQFIPIAVIPQVFFAGIFPIEGMANWLQVVAKIMPMYYAGDALKGVMYRGASISDIGGDLLALVIFAAIFVVLNIFSLKKYRKL